In a genomic window of Caloenas nicobarica isolate bCalNic1 chromosome 1, bCalNic1.hap1, whole genome shotgun sequence:
- the LOC135992483 gene encoding uncharacterized protein LOC135992483 isoform X2 translates to MWDHPGAYFRIQPSVQEALMEGRAVVALESTIITHGMAYPQNLSMAREVEEIVTANGAVPATVGILRGRIHVGLTDEELEFLASSKNVVKVSRRDLPFILSQGLSGGTTVSGTMIAAHKAGIPVFVTGGIGGVHRGGENTLDVSADLTELGRTPVAVVSAGVKSILDIGRTLEYLETQGVCVAAFGESREFPAFFSRQSGFQAPYHVRNEEEAAELIASALGLGLSSGVLIAVPCPQERAASGQVIEEATQQALSEARSKGITGKELTPFMLQKINEITDGKSLDSNLALIQNNARVGSCIAVALSRLQKARRKGKLPQRGNTIAPQPVVIGGINVDFIAKALNPVILDGGQTNAGRVRRTFGGVGRNLADCLSRLGLTPLFLSAIGKDEHSESLLSYCRHMDMSTVLQLEGKSTATYCAVVTSAGELSVGLGDMDIHQQITEQYVSQFKENLCQAPLVCIDGNVPLSTIQYVCQLAREHQLAVCYEPTDENKASKPFLSDSWKALTCISPNLQELRAINRTLGNPLPAELPSRLEDVLQTAMALARPLLAHLHCVVVTLGAHGVLLCGKSLGGSISLCPGAHKQTAAASLCATHYPAIHVGREEIVNVSGAGDSLMAGILAGMLTQHDTDTCVRMGLLAASLSLRSYEPISPEISILSVNQEQVKSRSWPEVQVWKMD, encoded by the exons GTGCTTATTTCAGGATTCAGCCTTCCGTACAGGAGGCCCTGATGGAGGGGAGAGCAGTCGTAGCCTTGGAAAGCACCATCATTACACATGGCATGGCCTATCCTCAGAATCTGAG CATGGCCAGAGAGGTGGAAGAAATTGTAACAGCAAATGGAGCAGTTCCAGCCACTGTAGGTATTTTAAGGGGTCGAATCCACGTGGGACTCACAGACGAGGAACTTGAATTCTTGGCAAGCAGTAAAAATGTTGTTAAAGTATCTCGGAGAGATCTTCCTTTCATCCTCAGCCAG GGCTTGTCCGGCGGCACTACCGTGTCTGGAACTATGATTGCTGCACACAAAGCAGGAATCCCCGTATTTGTGACGGGCGGCATAGGAGGTGTCCATCGGGGAGGAGAGAATA CTCTGGATGTGAGTGCCGACTTGACAGAGCTGGGACGAACTCCGGTTGCTGTTGTATCTGCAGGAGTCAAGTCTATCCTTGATATTGGCAGGACACTGGAATATCTG GAGACCCAGGGAGTCTGTGTGGCTGCCTTCGGGGAGTCAAGGGAGTTCCCAGCCTTCTTCTCACGTCAGAGTGGCTTCCAGGCACCGTATCATGTCCGGAACGAAGAGGAGGCAGCTGAACTCATCG CCAGCGCTTTGGGACTAGGCCTGAGCAGCGGGGTGCTGATAGCGgtgccctgtccccaggagcGAGCTGCCTCAGGCCAGGTCATCGAAGAGGCCACCCAGCAAGCTCTCAGCGAAGCCAG GTCCAAAGGCATCACCGGCAAAGAACTGACTCCTTTTATGTTACAGAAGATCAACGAAATAACTGATGGGAAATCGCTGGACTCCA ACCTTGCTCTGATCCAGAACAATGCCAGAGTAGGCAGCTGCATTGCAGTGGCCCTGAGCAGACTACAGAAAGCCAGAAGGAAGGGGAAGCTGCCTCAGCGAGGGAACACAATCGCACCTCAGCCA GTGGTGATTGGCGGTATCAACGTTGACTTTATAGCCAAGGCGCTGAACCCTGTCATCCTG GACGGTGGGCAGACAAATGCTGGAAGAGTGAGACGAACCTTTGGCGGCGTTGGAAGAAACTTGGCAG ACTGCTTAAGCCGTCTTGGGCTGACTCCGCTCTTTTTATCAGCCATAGGGAAGGATGAGCATTCAGAGTCTCTCCTGAGCTACTGTCGCCACATG GACATGAGCACcgtcctgcagctggagggtAAGAGCACAGCCACGTACTGTGCTGTGGTCACCAGTGCTGGGGAGCTCAGCGTCGGCTTGGGAGATATGGACATCCACCAGCAGATAACAGAGCAATAC GTGTCCCAGTTCAAGGAGAACCTGTGCCAGGCCCCTCTAGTTTGCATTGATGGAAATGTGCCTCTTTCCACTATTCAGTATGTCTGCCAACTAGCTAGGGAGCATCAACTGGCAG TGTGCTATGAGCCGACAGATGAGAACAAGGCCTCTAAGCCGTTCCTCTCAGACAGCTGGAAAGCACTCACATGCATTTCCCCCAACCTGCAAGAACTAAGAGCAATAAATCGGACCCTCGGGAACCCTCTGCCAGCAG AGCTGCCATCCAGGTTGGAGGATGTTCTCCAGACTGCAATGGCCCTGGCTCGCCCTTTGCTGGCCCACCTGCACTGTGTGGTGGTGACCCTCGGCGCTCACGGTGTCCTCCTGTGTGGCAAGAGCCTGGGAGGGAGCATCTCGCTTTGTCCAGGAGCTCACAAGCAG ACTGCTGCCGCCAGCCTCTGTGCCACCCACTACCCCGCCATCCACGTCGGCAGGGAGGAGATAGTCAATGTCTCAGGAGCTGGTGACAG CTTAATGGCAGGAATCCTCGCAGGAATGCTTACTCAACATGACACAGATACCTGTGTCCGGATGGGTCTGCTTGCTGCAAGCTTGTCTCTCCGTTCCTACGAGCCCATTTCCCCAGAAATCAGCATTTTGAGTGTCAACCAGGAACAAGTcaagagcaggagctggccaGAGGTGCAGGTATGGAAGATGGACTAG
- the LOC135992483 gene encoding uncharacterized protein LOC135992483 isoform X1 — protein MIRKITYSLGRHVSAAACGTTQVRRLLHGAYFRIQPSVQEALMEGRAVVALESTIITHGMAYPQNLSMAREVEEIVTANGAVPATVGILRGRIHVGLTDEELEFLASSKNVVKVSRRDLPFILSQGLSGGTTVSGTMIAAHKAGIPVFVTGGIGGVHRGGENTLDVSADLTELGRTPVAVVSAGVKSILDIGRTLEYLETQGVCVAAFGESREFPAFFSRQSGFQAPYHVRNEEEAAELIASALGLGLSSGVLIAVPCPQERAASGQVIEEATQQALSEARSKGITGKELTPFMLQKINEITDGKSLDSNLALIQNNARVGSCIAVALSRLQKARRKGKLPQRGNTIAPQPVVIGGINVDFIAKALNPVILDGGQTNAGRVRRTFGGVGRNLADCLSRLGLTPLFLSAIGKDEHSESLLSYCRHMDMSTVLQLEGKSTATYCAVVTSAGELSVGLGDMDIHQQITEQYVSQFKENLCQAPLVCIDGNVPLSTIQYVCQLAREHQLAVCYEPTDENKASKPFLSDSWKALTCISPNLQELRAINRTLGNPLPAELPSRLEDVLQTAMALARPLLAHLHCVVVTLGAHGVLLCGKSLGGSISLCPGAHKQTAAASLCATHYPAIHVGREEIVNVSGAGDSLMAGILAGMLTQHDTDTCVRMGLLAASLSLRSYEPISPEISILSVNQEQVKSRSWPEVQVWKMD, from the exons GTGCTTATTTCAGGATTCAGCCTTCCGTACAGGAGGCCCTGATGGAGGGGAGAGCAGTCGTAGCCTTGGAAAGCACCATCATTACACATGGCATGGCCTATCCTCAGAATCTGAG CATGGCCAGAGAGGTGGAAGAAATTGTAACAGCAAATGGAGCAGTTCCAGCCACTGTAGGTATTTTAAGGGGTCGAATCCACGTGGGACTCACAGACGAGGAACTTGAATTCTTGGCAAGCAGTAAAAATGTTGTTAAAGTATCTCGGAGAGATCTTCCTTTCATCCTCAGCCAG GGCTTGTCCGGCGGCACTACCGTGTCTGGAACTATGATTGCTGCACACAAAGCAGGAATCCCCGTATTTGTGACGGGCGGCATAGGAGGTGTCCATCGGGGAGGAGAGAATA CTCTGGATGTGAGTGCCGACTTGACAGAGCTGGGACGAACTCCGGTTGCTGTTGTATCTGCAGGAGTCAAGTCTATCCTTGATATTGGCAGGACACTGGAATATCTG GAGACCCAGGGAGTCTGTGTGGCTGCCTTCGGGGAGTCAAGGGAGTTCCCAGCCTTCTTCTCACGTCAGAGTGGCTTCCAGGCACCGTATCATGTCCGGAACGAAGAGGAGGCAGCTGAACTCATCG CCAGCGCTTTGGGACTAGGCCTGAGCAGCGGGGTGCTGATAGCGgtgccctgtccccaggagcGAGCTGCCTCAGGCCAGGTCATCGAAGAGGCCACCCAGCAAGCTCTCAGCGAAGCCAG GTCCAAAGGCATCACCGGCAAAGAACTGACTCCTTTTATGTTACAGAAGATCAACGAAATAACTGATGGGAAATCGCTGGACTCCA ACCTTGCTCTGATCCAGAACAATGCCAGAGTAGGCAGCTGCATTGCAGTGGCCCTGAGCAGACTACAGAAAGCCAGAAGGAAGGGGAAGCTGCCTCAGCGAGGGAACACAATCGCACCTCAGCCA GTGGTGATTGGCGGTATCAACGTTGACTTTATAGCCAAGGCGCTGAACCCTGTCATCCTG GACGGTGGGCAGACAAATGCTGGAAGAGTGAGACGAACCTTTGGCGGCGTTGGAAGAAACTTGGCAG ACTGCTTAAGCCGTCTTGGGCTGACTCCGCTCTTTTTATCAGCCATAGGGAAGGATGAGCATTCAGAGTCTCTCCTGAGCTACTGTCGCCACATG GACATGAGCACcgtcctgcagctggagggtAAGAGCACAGCCACGTACTGTGCTGTGGTCACCAGTGCTGGGGAGCTCAGCGTCGGCTTGGGAGATATGGACATCCACCAGCAGATAACAGAGCAATAC GTGTCCCAGTTCAAGGAGAACCTGTGCCAGGCCCCTCTAGTTTGCATTGATGGAAATGTGCCTCTTTCCACTATTCAGTATGTCTGCCAACTAGCTAGGGAGCATCAACTGGCAG TGTGCTATGAGCCGACAGATGAGAACAAGGCCTCTAAGCCGTTCCTCTCAGACAGCTGGAAAGCACTCACATGCATTTCCCCCAACCTGCAAGAACTAAGAGCAATAAATCGGACCCTCGGGAACCCTCTGCCAGCAG AGCTGCCATCCAGGTTGGAGGATGTTCTCCAGACTGCAATGGCCCTGGCTCGCCCTTTGCTGGCCCACCTGCACTGTGTGGTGGTGACCCTCGGCGCTCACGGTGTCCTCCTGTGTGGCAAGAGCCTGGGAGGGAGCATCTCGCTTTGTCCAGGAGCTCACAAGCAG ACTGCTGCCGCCAGCCTCTGTGCCACCCACTACCCCGCCATCCACGTCGGCAGGGAGGAGATAGTCAATGTCTCAGGAGCTGGTGACAG CTTAATGGCAGGAATCCTCGCAGGAATGCTTACTCAACATGACACAGATACCTGTGTCCGGATGGGTCTGCTTGCTGCAAGCTTGTCTCTCCGTTCCTACGAGCCCATTTCCCCAGAAATCAGCATTTTGAGTGTCAACCAGGAACAAGTcaagagcaggagctggccaGAGGTGCAGGTATGGAAGATGGACTAG